From the Leptolyngbya sp. O-77 genome, one window contains:
- a CDS encoding SH3 domain-containing protein — MESLAYLHTALLYESTEPAPELRDLSELLPSPTSAAWLSAQVLAAALVVSTAGSAMAATGTVQTNGNPLNVRSTPGGPVVSSLPNGARVELTGRRSGNYLELANGTWVSADWVAVGNTSPTQPPSGTDRAVGFVNTSGEPLNVRSAPGGAIVGTLPNGTRVELTGRSSNGFLERTNSTWVDGRYITYSQPPVTTPPPSPTPNPGVGAGSSTAFVRTNGSPLNVRNAPGGAVIGSIANGSRVELTGRRSGEWVERTNGTWISSNWITTNPGTTPQPPTPQPPIGGDRSTKFVATNGSPLNVRNAPGGTVIGALANGSRVELTGRRSGEWVERTNGTWVSDNWLVNDPSGNVGGDISFGRVRTNGSPLNVRSSPGGPVVGTIPNGSRVALTGRRSGSWVQLERFGEWVSGDWIVME, encoded by the coding sequence ATGGAATCCCTCGCCTATCTCCACACTGCCCTCCTCTACGAAAGCACCGAGCCAGCGCCCGAATTGCGCGACCTGAGCGAGCTGCTGCCCTCGCCGACCAGCGCAGCGTGGCTCTCGGCGCAGGTCTTGGCAGCGGCTCTGGTCGTCAGCACGGCGGGGTCTGCGATGGCCGCCACGGGCACTGTGCAGACCAATGGCAACCCGCTGAACGTCCGCAGCACACCGGGCGGGCCCGTAGTCAGCAGCTTGCCCAACGGCGCACGGGTCGAGCTAACGGGTCGCCGCAGCGGCAACTATCTGGAGTTGGCCAACGGCACCTGGGTTTCCGCCGACTGGGTTGCGGTGGGCAATACCAGCCCGACCCAGCCCCCCAGCGGTACCGACCGAGCAGTGGGCTTTGTGAATACTTCGGGAGAGCCGCTGAATGTCCGCAGTGCGCCTGGCGGAGCAATTGTAGGCACGCTGCCCAACGGCACGCGAGTCGAACTGACGGGTCGTTCCAGCAACGGCTTTTTGGAACGCACCAATAGCACCTGGGTCGATGGCCGCTACATTACCTACAGCCAGCCGCCCGTCACGACTCCTCCACCCAGCCCCACCCCCAACCCCGGTGTGGGCGCAGGCAGTAGCACCGCCTTTGTGCGAACCAACGGTAGCCCGCTGAATGTGCGAAATGCCCCCGGCGGCGCAGTCATCGGGTCGATTGCCAATGGTAGCCGGGTGGAACTGACGGGCCGCCGCAGCGGCGAATGGGTCGAGCGCACCAACGGCACCTGGATTTCGAGCAATTGGATTACGACCAATCCGGGGACTACGCCCCAACCCCCCACGCCACAGCCGCCGATTGGGGGTGACCGGAGCACCAAGTTTGTCGCAACCAACGGCAGCCCGCTAAATGTCCGCAATGCGCCCGGTGGCACAGTCATCGGGGCGCTGGCCAACGGCAGCCGGGTCGAACTGACGGGTCGCCGCAGCGGCGAATGGGTCGAGCGCACCAATGGTACCTGGGTATCCGATAACTGGCTGGTCAATGACCCCTCTGGGAATGTAGGCGGCGATATTTCCTTTGGACGAGTCCGCACCAACGGCAGCCCGCTGAATGTCCGCAGTAGCCCTGGCGGGCCGGTCGTAGGCACGATTCCCAATGGCAGTCGGGTGGCGCTGACGGGGCGACGCAGCGGTAGCTGGGTGCAGCTAGAGCGGTTTGGCGAGTGGGTGTCGGGCGATTGGATTGTGATGGAATAG
- a CDS encoding transporter substrate-binding domain-containing protein yields MPPFVHAADLDTIRRRGYLIVAVKDNLPPLGFQDPSGTLQGLEIDLARQLAAELLGRPDAVELRPVSNQERLAALLADEVDVVIARMTLTASRARLVDFSETYYLDGTALITRDSTIQRTAHLRRRAIAVLENSSTIAVVRSRLPQAQLVGVRSYQDALTLMESGQVAAFAADASVLIGWAQGNPNYQVLPERLSGEPLAIAMPRGHRYQSLRQRVNQTVLRLRETGWLGDRIRFWGL; encoded by the coding sequence GTGCCCCCGTTCGTTCATGCGGCAGACCTGGATACAATTCGGCGGCGCGGCTACTTGATTGTGGCGGTGAAAGACAACCTGCCGCCGCTGGGCTTTCAGGACCCGTCAGGCACGCTGCAAGGGCTGGAAATCGACCTGGCGCGACAGCTTGCCGCCGAGCTGTTGGGTCGCCCAGACGCGGTGGAACTGCGCCCTGTGAGCAATCAAGAGCGGCTGGCGGCGCTGCTGGCAGATGAGGTAGATGTCGTCATCGCCCGCATGACGTTGACGGCTTCGCGGGCGCGGCTGGTGGACTTTAGCGAAACCTACTACTTGGACGGAACGGCGCTGATTACCCGCGACAGCACGATCCAGCGCACCGCTCACCTGCGTCGGCGGGCGATCGCCGTTCTGGAAAACTCCAGCACCATCGCCGTCGTGCGATCGCGCTTGCCCCAGGCGCAGCTCGTCGGCGTGAGATCCTACCAGGATGCGCTGACGCTGATGGAATCTGGCCAGGTCGCCGCCTTTGCCGCCGATGCCAGCGTGCTCATCGGCTGGGCCCAGGGCAACCCCAATTATCAGGTCTTACCAGAGCGGCTGTCGGGGGAACCGCTGGCGATCGCCATGCCGAGGGGACATCGCTATCAAAGCCTGCGGCAGCGGGTAAATCAGACCGTCCTGCGGCTCAGGGAAACGGGCTGGCTGGGCGATCGCATTCGGTTTTGGGGCCTTTAG
- a CDS encoding D-glycero-alpha-D-manno-heptose-1,7-bisphosphate 7-phosphatase — MNSDQNSQQNPQQNSQQHPQPDLQNGRPAVFLDRDGVLNIEAGYIYELENLNLIPGVAQAVRRLNDRGLFCCLVSNQSGPARGYYPRSHVDNLHERLCRLLHKEAGARLDAIYYCPDLSPPEGGTVAEFARWTAWRKPNTGMLVAAAWEHNLDIRRSFMVGDKATDVDLAHNAGCKGILVQTGYGDRVLSGAYQHQTQPDHVAENLAAAVEWICAA; from the coding sequence ATGAACTCGGATCAGAATTCACAGCAAAACCCACAGCAGAATTCGCAGCAGCATCCCCAGCCCGATCTGCAAAACGGTCGCCCGGCCGTGTTTCTCGACCGCGACGGCGTGCTGAATATCGAAGCAGGCTACATTTACGAACTGGAAAATCTAAACCTGATTCCCGGCGTAGCGCAGGCGGTGCGGCGGCTGAACGATCGCGGTCTGTTCTGCTGTCTAGTGTCCAACCAGTCGGGCCCCGCGCGGGGCTACTATCCGCGATCGCACGTCGATAACTTGCACGAACGCCTCTGCCGTCTGCTACATAAAGAAGCGGGCGCACGGCTCGACGCAATTTACTATTGCCCCGACCTCAGCCCGCCCGAAGGCGGCACGGTGGCAGAATTTGCCCGCTGGACGGCCTGGCGCAAGCCCAACACGGGAATGCTCGTCGCCGCCGCCTGGGAGCATAATCTGGACATTCGCCGCAGCTTTATGGTGGGCGACAAGGCGACGGACGTAGATCTGGCCCACAACGCTGGGTGCAAAGGCATCCTGGTGCAAACGGGCTATGGCGATCGCGTCCTATCGGGAGCCTATCAGCACCAGACCCAGCCCGACCACGTGGCCGAAAATCTGGCCGCCGCCGTCGAGTGGATTTGCGCCGCCTAG